A part of Vulpes lagopus strain Blue_001 chromosome 4, ASM1834538v1, whole genome shotgun sequence genomic DNA contains:
- the LOC121488811 gene encoding neural Wiskott-Aldrich syndrome protein-like → MGWVGWDASWAQAASGPLEECGTPSWRGSKVPLGGDGPRGAVFRGLQGPRLRTNCGADGWRAGSAPPGPCAPLPPGRAAHPPPDSRVGCTPLRPRRAAHPPPDSRGGGCTPLRPQRAAHPPPDSRVGCTPLRPRRAAHPPPDSRVGCTPLRPRRAAHPPPDSRGAGCTPLRPRRAAHPPPDSWGGAPLCAPGRAAHPPQAAGWPRGPQKALETPGPLRPSGSGPP, encoded by the exons ATGGGTTGGGTGGGCTGGGATGCCAGCTGGGCTCAGGCTGCTTCAGGGCCCCTGGAGGAGTGTGGGACACCCTCCTGGAG GGGGTCGAAGGTGCCATTGGGGGGCGACGGGCCCAGAGGAGCTGTCTTCAGGGGACTTCAGGGCCCTCGTTTACGGACTAACTGCGGGGCCGATGGATGGAGAGCCGGCTCAGCGCCCCCCGGCCCGTGCGCCCCGCTGCCCCCCGGGAGGGCCGCGCACCCTCCCCCAGACAGCCGGGTGGGCTGCACCCCTCTGCGCCCCCGGAGGGCCGCGCACCCTCCCCCAGACAGCCGGGGGGGGGGCTGCACCCCTCTGCGCCCCCAGAGGGCCGCGCACCCTCCCCCAGACAGCCGGGTGGGCTGCACCCCTCTGCGCCCCCGGAGGGCCGCGCACCCTCCCCCAGACAGCCGGGTGGGCTGCACCCCTCTGCGCCCCCGGAGGGCCGCGCACCCTCCCCCAGACAGCCGGGGGGCGGGCTGCACCCCTCTGCGCCCCCGGAGGGCCGCGCACCCTCCCCCAGACAGCTGGGGGGGCGCACCCCTCTGCGCCCCCGGGAGGGCCGCGCACCCTCCCCAGGCAGCCGGCTGGCCCCGGGGTCCACAGAAAGCCCTGGAGACTCCGGGTCCCCTGCGCCCGTCGGGCTCTGGCCCACCCTGA